The genomic segment cctcactagggtcacaggtgtcctggcacctatctcagctgactctgggcgagaggcggggtacaccctgaactggttgccagccaatcgcactcacattcacacctaggggcaatttagagttttcaattaacctaccatgtatgtttttgggatgttggaggaaagcagattacccggagaaaccccacgcaggcacggggagtacatgcaaactccacacacgcgaGCCCGGAAAGGTGATTTAAGAGAactatataattattttaatactttaaaatatatatttaacaaacacatgtaaaaatacatacataaagagTGTATTCgtgcattatttaaaataaactgttttgCTTACATTACATACACGTTAACACTTTATTAACCTTATCTACGAATGTACTGACCATTCAGTCCGTTTtacaaatcaaatgtggcccttgggCAAAATGTTTGCCGACCCCTGATTTACACATCACAATGTTGTCTACACATCCCAGTAGACCTGCAAGCCAGATGGATGCTGACTGGTGGGAACGTGACTGAATGCGGTTAACATTGCGCAGATTACTGACTGTGCCGCTGCTTCCCAGTGAGAGGTGGCTGAGCTGCTGTGCCAGTGGCCCCATCATCGACGTGGGCTGGATGGACATGGTGTGGTCCATCCCTGGCGTCAGGACTGCTCCCTTtaagaaaacaacacaattgTGTTCTTGCTTACCAAAAGcgtaaaaaaagagaaatggagCAGGTGGCTATCAGATATGAGATACTCACAGTGGGCGGCATGATGTATGACTGGTGGTGTAGCCAGGAGGGGTTATGTACCTAGCAACGAAGCAAACATAAGAAATTGATCACGTTTGAAAGCTGACACAAAGCACAAGAtaggttgacttttttttgaaTGGGAGCGACTTTCCATAACCGCTTATGCGTACCTGGTAGGCGGACACAGGTGAATGCATGTAAGGAGAAAGGGAAGTTGGCCCGATCATCCGGTTGGGAGTGATGCTGTAAGGAGAGGAGTAGAACCTGCAGAGAAAATAGAGTTTCTAGTCAACACACCACGAACCCAGTCCCATCGGAGTGTGCCCATGCACACTGTTGCTTACTGACCCATTCTGTAAGGCTGTGCTGGGGTCGTATGTGAGGGTCATTCCAGCCTGGAGGGAAAATGAGAAGGGATAAGTGCAGTAGAGTGATTCTCAAACTCGTGGTACACTGGCTCTCTTCAATACAATAGTTCAAGTTcaaaagttcaatacatttgaattgaatatttaagaagtgtatattttaaaacggcggcacggtgtacgactggttagagcgtctgcctcatagttctgagggccggggttcattccccggcctcgcctctgtggagtttgcaggttctccccgtgcctgcgtggcttttctccgggcactccggtttcctcccacatcccaaaaacatgcatgataggttaaatgacaactctaaatagcccgtaggtgtgaatgtgagtgcgaatggtggtttgtttgtatgtgccctgcgattggctggcaaccagttcagggtgtacgccgcctcctgcccgatgatagctgggataggctcaagcacgcccgcgaccctaatgaggagaagcggctcagaaaatggatggatggatattttaaaaaaaggtatgCACAGTAAGTACAATTATTATTCACTTGCTATACATttgtttaacctttatttatccagttaaggcaactgagaacaggttctcatttgcaataccgacctggctgcagacagcagataAAACGAAGCAAATGTTatgcatttgaattgaatcattcaTTCCAAGTACAGTTTTTTGATGTTCCTACATTTAAGCGCAGTATTAATGTTCAGaccgtgcataatgttacagtggcttacaataacatCAAACATACTAGGAATCAAAtctgaaatatatataattgtagAGTTAAGTTGTTCTTTGAGTTACAGTTGTACATTGCAACATGTCTATTTTCTTCCACACAGTACATATCTCCACCACAATAGCATTCACCCTACATGGTCAAATACATGCACAAATGCAATTCAACACAAACATGcctactgtcatggtctgtgttgtttagtttagattatatttagttttgtttcatgttttcctgtgtcctaTACTTCCTGTGCCCTATACTTTACTTCTATAATTGAATCTCTTTGGTGCacagtacacacatactgtatatcaatcaATATCAATAATGCACATGTCACTTTTATCCTCCTTTTAATATCTATATTAATATACACTAACTCTACAATTTCCTAACTCTACCATTTCCAatcattttttcttcttatcgTGTAGTACACAAACCTATCTAAGAGTCACACTTTGGAAAAAGGAACTCACGTTCTCTCCATCTCTGGTCCAGCTTCGTCCATTTTGTAGATATTTTCCTTGACTCTGACGCTTCTTCTGGCCTCCATCAGCAAATTTACACAATAAAGGCTCTGGTGGAACTATAACCAGGAGATTGAATAATGTTTTATTAGAAGAAGTACTGAATATGCACTTCTATGACGGTACAGCCCCAAATTATTCATACACAAATTTGAAGTTACTGTAAACTGTAgtacattctcttttttttgttgattgttctctttttttgtttttaaattttcatttctATTTATGGGTTACAAGTCTTTTTATAAAAATACTTacagtaattatgactttacttttGCATTACCATAAGATAGTGAAAGAGACTAATGTATGTTCCGAACAAAGAAAAAGATTATATTTCCTAAAACTTGTCAGggatcattttcaaaatgtcaaaagaaaaaagaaaatgacaaatactTTTCACCATCACttaagacaaaatatatatattttttgtttgtttgttttttttggccagAAAATTTGGTGAGGTCGAATACTccaaattgctcataggtgtgaatgtcagtgcgaatgattgtttgtttatatgtgtatatgtataagcggtactgaaaatggaggatggatgaatacagtgccgtgaaaaagtatttgcacccttttcaaattattttgcatagtttccccactttgtttaagatcgtTATTcccatgtaaatatcagacaaagataacccaagtaaacacaaaatccactttttaaatgttgattttatttattccgAAAAAAAGGCTATTCAAAGCTGCtgtacctggccctgtgtgaaaaagtaattgcccccccttgttaaatcattaattaactCTGAGTAATCACATTgtttggaaagctgagttcattttcactgggCACACCCATgactgattacctccagacctgttcaatcataAAATCAcgagaacctgtctgacaaaatgaagttgggcaaaacatctcaaaaagctgcaacaaaatgccatgatccaaagaaattcaacaacagatgagaaataaagtaattgacatctatcagtctggaaaggcttccaaaagccatttctaaagctttaggactccagcaaaccacggtgagaatgacaaaaacatggaacagcggTGAACCTTCGCAGGAGAGGCCAGTCTACAAAAACTACCTcaagagcacagcgacgactcatccaagaggtaaCAAAGGAACCTAGGACAACCACaagcctcagttaaggtcagtgttcatgactcaacaataaggaagagactgggcaaaaatggtatCCACGGCAGAGTTCTGAGGCGAAAACCAATGCtgacaaaaagaacataaaggctcattttacttttgcggaaaacaaaaaccaacaaacaaaaaaaaaacatctgaatgattctcaAGACTTGGGAGAGTATTCTATAGACTggtgagacaaaagttgaactttttggaatgtgtgtgtctcattataTCTGATGTAAATTTAAGGTAGTGTAATGGTCTGTGGCTGCTTTCcaattcaggacctggacgacttgctgtgattgatccAACCATTAATTCTGGTCTTTgctagaaaatcctgaaggagaatattCAGCTTTTACTGATGGTATAGTGgtgcatttgcctgacttcggtACAGGCAAcacgggttcagttcccactcagtgacggtgtaaatgtgagtggttgtctgtgtctgcgactgactggcgacgagttcaaagtgtagtccgcctttcacccaaagtcagctgggataggctccagcaccctgtgaccctgaacagggtaAGCGacattgagaatggatggatggatggatgaatattcatggttggatggatgaatatcagttcgtgacctcaagctgaagcgcaattgggttctgcagcaggacaacaatcaccagcaagtcaacttttgaatggcttaaaaaaactaaaggttttggagttgcctagtcaaagtccggacttgaatccgattgaaatgctgtggcatgaccctAAAAAGGTCACCCTCCACCACCTacagtgttgctgaattaaaacaaaaaaatggaagtgtggaccaaaatatctccacaaagatgtgaaagactcattgccactAACAGATAATGGTGATCtgagttgttgctgctaaggctGACCCAAcaagttattaggtttagggggcaattactttttcacatggggccaggtagcttttgaatagttattttgaatctccccccccccacccccctttaaTAAATAAGATCaccatagtttccccactttgtttgaGCTCATCCCCAGAGAgtggaaaatgtctttttcaaaaaacaaataaaaacaaaacaaaacaaaacaaactgtcCCCTCAACACATATTGTAACACAAATCAGTCACCTGAAACTCCAGGTGGAATCTTGATATATTTTCCATTAAAATGCTGGATGATGGCCTCACATTTCTCTGTTGACTCCAtcctgcaaaataaataaatacattaacgGACCCTCGCACCCCCATTTTCACGGTGGATAATacaaatgatcatcaaactttgacaccatTCTAGGTGCAGACAAATAAGCATCTGATTAGGACAATATTTCCAAACCTTTATTGGGTCAAAGCACAAAtttgacattgaaaaaaaatatctgtatCTTTGAGACATTTTCATGTGTCAATGTTTGGCGCACGCATGGTGACCAAgccggctgtttttttttttctcttctttcttcccGACATGATGAAATATCCAGAGTATGTACCTGGCAAAGCCCACTCCCCGGCTGATTCCATTGGCGTCCCGCAGGATGCGCGTGGAAATGGCCTGACTGAAGGGCTTCAGCATGTTCTCTAGCTCCAGTTCGTCCATGGAGAGCGGCAGGTTGGAAATGTACAAATTGGTGGGGTCCTGCTCTTGTTGCTGAAAGCAGAGGCCAATGAGGAGTAAGAAAGGGCGACAGAATCACAACAGTGACAAAAGTACTCGACGAAAGCTACCAGAGAAATTGTAAATGTTACACTCTAAATTTCCTAGTTTGAAGTGTTCTGTAAAAAAACGATTAAAAAATGACTGCTTagaaaggggcggcacggtggacgactggttagagcgtcagcctcgcagttctgaggtgcggggttcaatccccgtccccgcctgtgtggagtttgcatgttctccctgtgcctgcgggggttttctccgggcactccggtttcctcccacatcccaaaaacatgcattaattggagactctaaattgcccgtaggcatgactgtgagtgcgaatggttgtttgtttctatgtgccctgcgattggctggcaaccagttcagggtgtaccccgcctcctgcccgatgacagctgggataggctccagcacgcccgcgaccctagtgaggagaagcggctcagaaaatggatggatggatggatgcttagaAAGGACGACAGAAACAAAGAAACGCACTATaacgggggaacactgtattacaAAGAGGGCAGACTAATGTGTAGGACTGTCCTCCTAAAAGGATAAAGAGCACAGGATCCAGGTAATGATATCAACGCAGTATTAGCTTCCAACAACTCTTCCTCCACAGATGATCTAAAATCCTTTTGTGCTATTAGAATCAGTTGAAAATCACAGCTGGTACAACTTGGAAAAAGTGCTTTGGAAATGACCTGAAAAGCCTCTAAAAGCACTATGGGGCTCTCATCATTTCTGCATCaggccatttttatttttttgtttcataggTGGTAAGTTACATCCTGTACAATCACACTGCAAAAAGGATTCACACTCTGTACATAAGTTAAAGGACaggtacttgtgtaaaaaaaaagagacagtaGTAAAAAcaagaagtactgattcaactcttactttaaaaaaaaaaaaaaaagtacagactgaaaGGTACTTAAGTATGaaactaaaaagtaaaaaatacattttacaggcTGTTTTATACAATTCCTGTGTTGATGACTTGGAACCACAGTAAAAACAaattctgcacacaaaatagttttcctctttttctaACTTGCATCGTGTTCGTACTGAGAAGAAGTATCACTGGACATAGCTTTGCTTTTGCTGAATTCTGACAGGATAGGACTGAACTGACAACCAAAATATTCTgcagaaggaaaacaaaacaacatactgtaacaaaaaaaggctaaattagctcatgataacaactgaaaaaatacaccttacatgtatgtgttttttttttcagattagacgaAGATTGTTTGAACACCAGAAGCTTATGCTTCTTCTGGTTTTTGTAGTTTAAGGAGTAGAACGTACAAATATGTtatcaaatgtagggagtacaAGTAACAAGTCttctaaaaatacatattcaagTACAGATACCCGAAATATATCAAGTATttatactaggctttacacgatcaggatttttggggccaatcagcgatcatcgagtttaaaaaaacgataaccaatcacagATCCGtacacaagatggaggaatgtgtctatttaaatgacctgttcatttactgtatatacttgtgtacttaattgctccaaaaattatatttacaataaataatgtatctttgttcttctatttatgccagtgaggcatagtgacagacagaacaaatgaatggtcttctattagatggcaggaagtaaatacaataattaatgtatccactttttgtgacatgacagaaataatggttgctaacttactgtaattaaattactttattttgaattaaatgacttcacccacaccgaaactttagagcatgattcgacaggagggcggcatgtttacgtccaaccgttcgtgctaccactagcttgctaggctatgtaatgttttgttgcctgcttgcgagccatatcgtgTTCAAAATACGGGAACACACCTCAAGCAaaccttaaacgaacgtcctctcctgtcctgagcaccggtgaacaccaacacacgttttcccccattttgtccttataatacaaagttggcgcgctccactcttgttgtcgtcgccacggtaacggtaacgcgagtgtatccggtcgcattagagttgacaagataaagcccaatgatcttaaaaaacgggatgcgggggtatcggaatacaagattttattgcagtcgtcttACATTGCAATTATGAAAGAGAAAATTTGTCTcagggcattacgtg from the Phycodurus eques isolate BA_2022a chromosome 1, UOR_Pequ_1.1, whole genome shotgun sequence genome contains:
- the rbms2b gene encoding RNA-binding motif, single-stranded-interacting protein 2b isoform X1; translated protein: MLLSVPPRTGGVNAYNGYPGKSVKKQTYVSPSNHQMAPPSPNSNSGNTSTISNGSNSSNNGGEQLSKTNLYIRGLHPGTTDQDLVKLCQPYGKIVSTKAILDKTTNKCKGYGFVDFDSPVSAQKAVTALKAVGVQAQMAKQQEQDPTNLYISNLPLSMDELELENMLKPFSQAISTRILRDANGISRGVGFARMESTEKCEAIIQHFNGKYIKIPPGVSVPPEPLLCKFADGGQKKRQSQGKYLQNGRSWTRDGENAGMTLTYDPSTALQNGFYSSPYSITPNRMIGPTSLSPYMHSPVSAYQVHNPSWLHHQSYIMPPTGAVLTPGMDHTMSIQPTSMMGPLAQQLSHLSLGSSGTYMPANTSMQGTYVPQYTQVPPTNISVEESAVQQPVAIETPTEHTSYSYQHNK
- the rbms2b gene encoding RNA-binding motif, single-stranded-interacting protein 2b isoform X2 is translated as MLLSVPPRTGGVNAYNGYPGKSVKKTYVSPSNHQMAPPSPNSNSGNTSTISNGSNSSNNGGEQLSKTNLYIRGLHPGTTDQDLVKLCQPYGKIVSTKAILDKTTNKCKGYGFVDFDSPVSAQKAVTALKAVGVQAQMAKQQEQDPTNLYISNLPLSMDELELENMLKPFSQAISTRILRDANGISRGVGFARMESTEKCEAIIQHFNGKYIKIPPGVSVPPEPLLCKFADGGQKKRQSQGKYLQNGRSWTRDGENAGMTLTYDPSTALQNGFYSSPYSITPNRMIGPTSLSPYMHSPVSAYQVHNPSWLHHQSYIMPPTGAVLTPGMDHTMSIQPTSMMGPLAQQLSHLSLGSSGTYMPANTSMQGTYVPQYTQVPPTNISVEESAVQQPVAIETPTEHTSYSYQHNK